The genomic interval CGGCCGACGCCGCCGACACGGTGCGGCCAGTCAAGGCCGAGTGAGATCGGCAGCCGCATGTCGGGCGGTGAGGCCTGGGCGATGGTGGATCCGTCGACGAACTCGACCATGGAGTGCACGATCGACTGCGGGTGCACGACCACCTCGATGTCGTCGTACGTGACGTCGAACAGCAGGTGCGCCTCGATCACCTCGAGTCCCTTGTTGACCAGGGTCGCCGAGTTCGTGGTGACCATCCGCCCCATGTCCCAGGTCGGGTGCGCCAGCGCCTGCGCGGGGGTGACGTCAGTGAGCTGGTCGCGGGTGCGTCCCCGGAACGGGCCTCCGGATGCCGTCACGACGAGGCGGCGCACCTCACCGGAGGTCCCAGCGCGCAGCGCCTGAGCGAGAGCGGAGTGCTCCGAGTCGACCGGCACGATCTGATCCTCGGCCGCCGCCGAGCGGACCAGTTCGCCGCCGACGATCAGCGATTCCTTGTTCGCCAGCGCAAGGGTGCGTCCCGCTTTCAGGGTCGCGAGCGTGGCACCGAGCCCGATGGAGCCCGTGATGGCGTTGAGCACGACATCGGCCTCCACATCGCGCACGAGCTGTTCGGCCTCGGATGCCCCGAGCGCAGTGTGCTCGACGCGGAACTCCGCCGCCTGCTCGGCGAGCATCTCGGCGTTGGTACCGGCGGCGATGCCGACCAGTTCGAAGCGGCGCGGATTGGCACGGATCACATCCAGCGCCTGGGTGCCGATGGAGCCGGTGGAGCCGAGGACGATGATACGACGCATGCCCCCAGCCTAGGCCGAGGGCATGCGTCGTTCGATGCGTGATTCGCTTACTGCGCGGCCGGTGCGTGCTGGGTGGCGAGGATGTCGATCACGAAGACGAGGGTCTTGCCGCCCAGGTCGTGCGCCTCGGGGTCCTCGCCGTAGCCGAGGGCCGGCGGGATGACGACGAGCACCTGCGAGCCGACCTTCTGACCGGCGAGTGCCTGCACGAAGCCGGGCACGTAGGTGTTGCCTGGGATCGAGATGGGCGCGCCCTTCGACCACGAGGAGTCGAAGCTCTCGCCCGTCTCCCAGTCGACGCCGTAGTAGTGCAGCAGTGTGGTGTCGCCGTCCGCGACCTCGGCGCCGTCGCCCTGCTTCAGCACCGAGACCTTGAGGTCCTTGGGTGCATCGCCCTTGGGGATGGTGATGTCCGGCTCGCCGTCCTCGGCGAGCTTGACCGTGGGCATCCCCTCGACGGCGTCCTGCTTCTTGCCCCACGCGGCGGTCGGGACGGTGTCGAGCACGTCCACGACGTAGATCTCGCTGGGGGCGCCGTTCTGCGACGGGAATGCGACCGCGAGTCGCGAGCCGACGGTCGCGCAGCCGATCACCTGGGACAGTGTCGGGTTGCTGAGGACGTTCTGCGGGAGCATCTCGGCGTCTCCGTAGCCGGCGTCGCCGATCCGCTCGCCGTTGGTCGAGTCGAAGGCGCTGAGCGCGTACGAGACGAACTCGCCCTCCTTGATCTTGTCGCCGTCTCCCTCGGAGACAACGGTGCGCTGCAGTTCGGTGACATCCTGCTTGAGCTCGAAGGTCGCCTTCGAGGGTGTGCCGAACTCGCCCTCGATCTTCACGCCGTCCGATACGGCGCCCGGTGCTGCCGCCTGCTCGCAGACGTCTCCGCTGGCGGTGGGGCTATCGGTCGGGGATGCCTCGGGTTCGCTGGCGCAGCCGGCCAGCAGCAGGGCCGAGACGGCGACGGTGGACAGAATGGCGAAGGGGCGCAGGCGCACGATGAGACCTCGAAGATCGTGGACGGGAGGACTTCATCCTGCCGCATCAGGCTTTGTCGATGCTGAATGCCGTTCGGTGTCGCCATGCCGGGGTGAGCATGAGTCGCTGGGTAAGATCTTCTGGTGAGTCCCGAGCATTCAGCGCAGTCCCCGGAAGCGGAGTCCCCAGAGGACGACCAGCCCGAAGCGGAGCAGTCGCATTCGCCCCGGCACGCCGGATTCAAGTACGCGATGGGGCGAATGGTCGCCCGTCCGCTCGCACGACTGATCTACCGCCCGCGGATCGAGGGGCGCGACAACGTGCCCCGCAAGGGCGCCGTGATCCTCGCCAGCAATCACCTGTCGTTCATCGATTCGATGGCGATCCCGGTGGCGGCCCCACGCCCGGTGCACTTCCTGGCGAAGGCCAGCTACTTCGAGGGCACCGGCTTCAAGGGTGCGCTGTCGCGCGAGTTCTTCTCGTCCGTGGGCGCGATCCCGGTCCGCCGTGGCGCCGGGCAAGCGGCATTGGATGCCCTTGACCAGCAGCGCCAGCTCTTGGACGAGGGCCTGGCGGTGGCGCTGTACCCCGAGGGCACCCGCTCGACGGACGGCCGTCTGTACAAGGGCCGCACCGGCGTCGCATTCCTCGCTCTGCAGACCGGAGCGCCCGTCGTGCCGGTGGGGCTGATCGGAACCGACCGGGTGATGCCCGTCGGCGCGAGGATGCCATCGCTGAAGGAGCGCGTGACCGTCAGATTCGGCGAGCCGCTTGACCTGTCCAGGCACGGCGCCGCGAACAGCGGCAAGGCCAGACGACAGGCGACGGACGAGATCATGGCGGCGATCCATGCTCTCAGTGGCCAGGAGCTCGCGGGCGTCTACAACGAGCCGCCGGCAGCGAACCCGATCGAGAAGCTGAAGCAGGCGCTGCCGCACGAGCGGCGGTGACAGTTCGAGCGGCGGTGACAGTTCGAGCGACGGTGACAGTTCGAGCGACGCGGGACCCTAGCCGGCGGTGACCTCGGCCTCGTGACGCACCGGGAAGTTCACCGAGTTCGCGATGAAGCACCACTCGTGCGCCTGATGATGCGCGTTCTCGGCCGCCCCGATCATGGAGGCGTTGGCCACCGTGACCTGCGGACGCAGCATCACCTCGACGAACGCTCCCCCGCCGCGGCCGTCCTCGCGCATCAGGCCGGTGGCCACATCTCGGTACGAGGTGACGACGACCCCCGCCTGCACGCAGGCATGCAGGTATGACAGCAGGTGGCACTCCGAGAGGGCGGCGACGAGCAGATCCTCTGGATTCCAGCGGCTGCTGTCACCGCGGAACGGCTTGTCGGCCGAAGCCAGCAGATCCGTCTTGCCCTCGACCGCGATGGTCACGTCCCGCGCATAGTCACGGTATCCGGATGTGCCTGACCCCCGATTGCCGGTCCAGGTGGTGGTGAGTTCGTAGTGGTGCTCTCCCAGTGGTGGCATGCCGCCAGTCTGGCACGGTGCGCCCGTTAGGCTGGTGTGGTGCTGGAGACCCTGACTGTCCGTGATGCTGTCGAACTCGCCGTTGTTGAGCGCAGCGGCTTCGTGGAGTCCCGCCACGCGGGCGCCGCGGTCGTGCTCTCACCCGAAGGCGAGGTCATCGCCGTCCACGGCGACGCGGATGCCCTGATACTGCCCCGTTCGAGCCTGAAGCCGCTGCAGGCCATCGCCTCGGTCACGGCGGGCGCCGCCCTCGAGGGCGAGCAGCTCGCCCTCGGCACAGCGAGCCACACCGGCACAGACCGTCATGTCGAGGTGGTGCGCGAGGTGCTCACCGCAGGCAACCTGACCGAAGACGATCTGGCCTGCCCTGTGGCCTGGCCGTCTGACGCCAATGCCCGGCGGGACATGATCCGCGATCACGCCGAGCAGTCCCGCATCCGGATGAACTGCTCCGGCAAGCACGCCCTGATGCTGCGCGCCTGCGTCGCCACGGGCTGGGCGACCGAGGGTTACCTCGACCCCGCCCATCCGCTGCAGGTGCACATCCGCGAGGTGGTCGAGCGTCTTGCCGGAGAGAAGGTCGCGCACACCTCGATCGACGGCTGCGGCGCGCCAGTGCACGCCATCACGCTCACCGGACTCGGACGAGCGGTCCACCGGATCGGCTCGGCCTCGGAGCGCTCCCCCTTCGCCCTGCACCGCGTCGCCGGCACCCTGGTGCGCGCCGTGCGCGAGAACCCGTGGACGATCGCAGGGCCGGGTGAGGCCGACACCATCGCCATCGAGACCCTCGGCGTGTTCGCCAAGGGCGGCGCCGAAGGCGTGATGGTGATGGTCGCCCCGAACGGCGCGACGGTCGCGCTGAAGATGCTCGACGGCAGCGGACGCGCAGCGACGCTGGTCGCGGCGCATCTGCTGGCGCGCGCGGGTGCGCTGTCGGATGCTGATGTCGCAGCGCTCACGGCCGCGCTGCCTCTCGCCGTGCTCGGCGGCGGCGAGCCGGTCGGCTCGATCCGACTCGGGGCCGGGATCTGACGCTCAGCCGAGCAGCACGCGCCTCGGCATCCGCCCCGCCACGACCGCCCACGCGCGGTCGGCATGGAGCCGGGCGAACGGAGGCAGGTCGCGCACGCCAGCCAGCTGGCGCAGCTCGGGCGAGTGCTCAGCGGCGACGACCAGCTCACCGCCGGTGCGCACATTCTGCAGCAGTGACCACCTGGCACGCCACTCCTCCGGATCGCCGACGATGATGGTGGGTGCGCCGTGATCCGACGGATCCTGAAGTGAGCCGTCCGTCTCAGCGAGGGTGCGCACGCGGTGCGTGGGATGCCCGGACGCCAGAACCGTGCAGGTCGCCTCGACCGCTCCGGTGACGACACCCGAGACCCTCTGTGTCGCGCGCCACGCAGGGGGTTCGGGCGCAGCTGCCCCGTGGCTGACATCGAGGTCGGACGGAACGCAGAACTGCACCTCGCGACCTGCCATCCAGGCG from Microbacterium sp. H1-D42 carries:
- the dxr gene encoding 1-deoxy-D-xylulose-5-phosphate reductoisomerase, which produces MRRIIVLGSTGSIGTQALDVIRANPRRFELVGIAAGTNAEMLAEQAAEFRVEHTALGASEAEQLVRDVEADVVLNAITGSIGLGATLATLKAGRTLALANKESLIVGGELVRSAAAEDQIVPVDSEHSALAQALRAGTSGEVRRLVVTASGGPFRGRTRDQLTDVTPAQALAHPTWDMGRMVTTNSATLVNKGLEVIEAHLLFDVTYDDIEVVVHPQSIVHSMVEFVDGSTIAQASPPDMRLPISLGLDWPHRVGGVGRPLDWRQATSWTFEPLDDEAFPAVALAKSVGRAGKTFPAVYNAANEQAVHAFHDGRLSFLGIVDTIARVIDAHDAPDDLTIETLAEAERWAREKADALIAAV
- a CDS encoding FKBP-type peptidyl-prolyl cis-trans isomerase produces the protein MRLRPFAILSTVAVSALLLAGCASEPEASPTDSPTASGDVCEQAAAPGAVSDGVKIEGEFGTPSKATFELKQDVTELQRTVVSEGDGDKIKEGEFVSYALSAFDSTNGERIGDAGYGDAEMLPQNVLSNPTLSQVIGCATVGSRLAVAFPSQNGAPSEIYVVDVLDTVPTAAWGKKQDAVEGMPTVKLAEDGEPDITIPKGDAPKDLKVSVLKQGDGAEVADGDTTLLHYYGVDWETGESFDSSWSKGAPISIPGNTYVPGFVQALAGQKVGSQVLVVIPPALGYGEDPEAHDLGGKTLVFVIDILATQHAPAAQ
- a CDS encoding lysophospholipid acyltransferase family protein, producing the protein MGRMVARPLARLIYRPRIEGRDNVPRKGAVILASNHLSFIDSMAIPVAAPRPVHFLAKASYFEGTGFKGALSREFFSSVGAIPVRRGAGQAALDALDQQRQLLDEGLAVALYPEGTRSTDGRLYKGRTGVAFLALQTGAPVVPVGLIGTDRVMPVGARMPSLKERVTVRFGEPLDLSRHGAANSGKARRQATDEIMAAIHALSGQELAGVYNEPPAANPIEKLKQALPHERR
- a CDS encoding OsmC family protein, with translation MPPLGEHHYELTTTWTGNRGSGTSGYRDYARDVTIAVEGKTDLLASADKPFRGDSSRWNPEDLLVAALSECHLLSYLHACVQAGVVVTSYRDVATGLMREDGRGGGAFVEVMLRPQVTVANASMIGAAENAHHQAHEWCFIANSVNFPVRHEAEVTAG
- a CDS encoding asparaginase, with product MLETLTVRDAVELAVVERSGFVESRHAGAAVVLSPEGEVIAVHGDADALILPRSSLKPLQAIASVTAGAALEGEQLALGTASHTGTDRHVEVVREVLTAGNLTEDDLACPVAWPSDANARRDMIRDHAEQSRIRMNCSGKHALMLRACVATGWATEGYLDPAHPLQVHIREVVERLAGEKVAHTSIDGCGAPVHAITLTGLGRAVHRIGSASERSPFALHRVAGTLVRAVRENPWTIAGPGEADTIAIETLGVFAKGGAEGVMVMVAPNGATVALKMLDGSGRAATLVAAHLLARAGALSDADVAALTAALPLAVLGGGEPVGSIRLGAGI